From the genome of Bacteroidales bacterium:
GAACTCAGCTGAAGGATTTTTTTCGGGTATTTAGGAGAAAACCTAAGGGATGTTCCGCCGTCGACGATATACTTTCCAAGTCCGAACGCCACGCTTACAATGCCATCTTCGGGTTTTTCCGGGGCTAAAGGATAAAAGTTGATGGATCGGGCAACACCCGAGAAGGTGGGGTAAAAATGGTTTCCATACCGTGATCCGCATACCTCCTGAATGATGATGGCCATTTTTTCCTCGTCGATAATATTGGAGGTGGCGGCCATATAGGCTTTGCTGGCCTTATAATATACCGATGCGTACACTGCCTTGATGGCATTGGCCATCATATGAATCATGCGGGCGTTGTCGGGAATCCGCGGAACCATGTAGGTACTGTAAATCCCTGCGAACGGCTGATAGTGTGAATCTTCCAGCTTGCTTGAAGAACGGATGGCCACCGGATTCCTGAGAAAATCAACCAGGACGTACAGATCCTGAAAAATCCGGCCCGGGAGGCTGGCCTCAAGGAAGCGGCGGAGAATTTCTTCATCGGGCAGATCGGTCAGGGCAATTTTGTACAGGTCGTTGTTTTCCATGAACTCCTCGAAAATGTCGGTACCGATTACCACCGACCGGGGTATGGTTACCTGGGCATTGTTGTACTTATAGAGAAGCTGGTATTTTTTTACAATGGAATCGAGAAACGCCAGTCCGCGGGCTTTTCCTCCGATGGAACCCTCTCCTATTCTGCAGAAAATCAAATACTCGTCGTAGGTTTCCTTGTCGAATTCGGCTATTACGCCCCGTCCTTTGCTTATACGGAAGCTGGCGATGGCATCGTAGATGAATTTCCGCATTTCGGCAAGGCTCTGGAAATCCTCCGGCTTCAGGAACTTGAAAATCTGGGCAATGGGGAACAAGGCCCGGGCATTGAGCCATTTTGAAATTTCGTTACGGCTGGCATGGTAGAGAAGAACCTGGTCGGGGATTTTCAGGATGAGATTCTGCAGGGATTGCAGGTCGGTTGCCCTGGCTACTTCTTCGAGGGTGTCGGGATTCCGGAAAATGAAATCGCCGAAGCCGAAATTTCTGATAACATAATTGCGCAGTTCGATGGAAAGTGTTTTGGAGCCTTTGTATATGAATCCGGCGCCAAGTTCGGCTGCTATTTTTTCGTTGGCAACATCTGATGACTGGAAAAGGAAGGGGATATTAGGATCTTCGGCGTGCACGGTTTTGCAAAGGAGAAATCCTTCCTTGGTTTCGGGGTCGCGGTTGCGGGATTTACGGAAACTCACATCCGAAATAATTCCCAGAAGGTTGAATTTGAATTTGTTATAGAGAGCCAGGGCGTCGTCGTAGTTATTGGCCAGAAGGATTTTGGGCCGCCCGCGCATGCGCAGCATTTTCTGGTGTTCGTTCAGGGCTTCCTTCATGAATTCGCGGCTCTGCTTGAGGATAATCTTGTACAGGTTGGGGAGGTATGACGAAATGAACCTCACCGAGTCTTCCACCATAATAATCACCTGAACGCCGACTTTTTCCACATCGTGTTCGGCGTTCATGCGGTCTTCGATCAGTTTGATGATGGCCACCAGCAGATCGGCATTTCCGAGCCAGCAGAAAACGTAATCTATAGCGCTGAGGTCTTCGTTCTGCAGGCGCAAGGAAACTTCGCGGCTGAAATGGGTCAGCACAACGATGGGAATGCCGGGGTATTTGTTCTTAATAAGGCGGGCCAGTTCAAAGGTATCAACGTCACCGATGCTGAGCATTTCAATCACCAGGTCAATTTTGTCACTTGCCAAAATTTCGAATGCCTGTTTTGCCGAGTCGGCATGGACAAAAACCGGGGGGTAGCGAAGGTTCAGGGAAACGTATTCATTAAAGATCTGCTCGTCAATCCGGCCGTCTTCTTCCAGCATGTAGAAATCGTAATTGGAACAGATGATCAGCACCCTGCGGATCCGTTCCTGCATCAGCTCGTTGAAAGCAGACTGGGAAAAATCCATTCTCTGGCCCAGTTGCAGAAGTTTTTTGCTCATAAATGATTCAATCCGTTAAGCACAATAACCGAAATCCGTTTTTTACCGTCCATCAGAACCGTAACTGGCGAAGGCAGGGAAACATGCCGCACAAAGTGCCCTCTGTATGTTTCAGGTAACTTTTTCAGGGCTTCCCATTGAATAATATCAAACCCTGAGGCATGCTGAACGGAAAGATAGCCGATGTTCATTGAAGTAATGTTATGGAAGAAATGCGAACCGAGGGATGCGTCGAGAGGAAAATCTTCGAGGCTGGTTTCCACAATTACTCTGGCATTGGAGATCTGCGGCCACACGACAGGGATTCCCACAAACCGGTCACGTGAGCCCCAACGTCCCGGGCCGATGAGTATGTATTTCCTGCGTTCGGCTATCAGCCGGGCATTGATCAGTTCAATTTCCTTTGCTATTTCGGGGGTTCTGGTTTTGTCAAACGCATCGGGGTCAACATACACTATTTCGGTGAGGTCGTCGATTTTTCCGTTTCCCATGCTTTTCCCGGAACGGAGCAGAACGGCGTTTTCAGGAAAGTCATCGGGATTGAAACTGAAATCTTCGCCGCTTCCATACATAGGTTTGAGCTGAAGCAGGTAAAAAACGGGGCGTTTGCCGTTTTTTGACGATGCATCGACGGCAAATTCGATTTCGACAGGGCCGCCCACGGCCTCTCGCATAATGTCGAGCATAAGATCGATGGCTCTGGCCAGGGGGATGTAATTGTACTTAAGAATATCAGCAAAGTTGATTATGCGGGGACCGGCCGAAGTAAGCCCCGGATCGATCCGGTCATTAACCGGGTCGTACACACTGGCCAGGTGAAGGAGGGTGCCGTGTTTCTCGGCTTCCGAAATGGGCAGACGCGCCAGACAGGCCTGTTCACCCTCTTCAATCAGGTTGAATTCCATCCGGGAGAGGTCAAGCGCAATAAACTCCCTTTGCGAATGCTGAACCAGGTCTTTTACCGGCATAATTTCCACGTCAGGATAGCGGGGAACAAAGCGGTAGGCCACTTCGCCCCCGACCACATAGTGGCCCAGCCCGAGGGCTGTTACGGCAAAGCCATCTTCCGCTTCCATGCTGGCCACGGGATAATAGTTGTGCGATTGCGCCGTGCCGCTGATGTGAGGATAAAAATACTGCCCGTAGCGGTTTCCTACAACTTCCTGAATCACAACGGCCATTTTTTCCTCCTCAATCTTGTAGTCCACTGCTTTGAAATAGGCCCGGGCATGGTCGGAATAAACCGATGCGTAAACCAGTTTAATTGCCTGTTCCAGCTGGTGAAAGCGCACATCAAAATCAGGATAATTGTCGGGAAGAAGATAGGTGGCGAAAATTCCGGAGAAAGGCTGGGATGTGGCGTCCTCAAAAAGGCTCGAAGAACGCACCGCTATCGGGTTCTGAATGATGCGCAGAAGAGCCTTCAGTTTTTTCTCAAGTTCGTACGAAAGATCCGACTTCAGAAAAATTTCCTGAAGCTGACGATACGGAATATCGCTGTAAATAATCTGATGAAGGTTGTTCTTTTCCAGAAACAGATCAAATTCGTCGGTACCAATAATAAACGTCCTGGGCGTGCTGATATTCATGCCCGGCAGAATCTCATTGAAATTGAGATTATAAATAATGGTATTGATAAAGGCCAGTCCTCTTCCCTTTCCTCCAAGAGCTCCCGTGCCAAGGCTTATGATGTTGCTTTCATCAATGATGATATCTTTTTCAAAGGGAATGACTTTGCCGGTTTGTGATTCGTTGCGGTACTTCTTGATGACATATTTCAGATAATTCCGGAATTCGTTTGATGAGCCAAAATCCGTCACCTTTACCGGGTGGATCATTTTGGCAATTTTGATTTCGCCCCGTGCCATCAGCCAGAGGGAGAAGTGATTTCGTTTGCCGTGGTACACAAGCGATTCGGCCGGAATGGTATCAATCAGCTTTTCAAATTCCTGCAGGGAAGCTGCCTCGGCAATTTTTTTTCCGGTGGAGTCGCGGTAAATAAAGTTACCGAAACCCAGATAATGCGAAATGAAGTTGCGGATATCCTGCAAAAGGCTTTCAGAATTTTTGTTAATAAAATGCACTTTCAGGGCGTGTGCCTGATGAATATTCTGGGTATCAGCACTCTGAATTACTACGGGCAGGTCGCCAAGATATTCCCTGACGTACGAAGCCAGCATAAATCCGGCCCGGGAATCGGCTTTTCCGTTGCGTTCAAAAATGACGTCCGTAATCAGGCAGAGCAGGTTTTCCTTGTATTTGGTAATGATGCTGATGGCTTCTTCATAGGTTGATGCCAGCAGGATCTTGGGGCGGGCACGCAGCCTCAGCACTTTAAACATTTCGTCGGTACTCACATCGTCAATAATGCGGCGGGTTTGTTCCAGCACGCTCTGGTAGAGTAAAGGCAGATACCGTGAGTAGTATATCTCTGAATCTTCAACAAGAAGAATCACTTTCACCATCCCTACCTGGGTATCATTTTCCACGTTCACGCGATCTTCCAGAAGTTTAACCATGGCAAAAAACACTTTGGAATCGCCATTCCACACAAAAATCCGGTCAATGGAACTCAAATCGCGGTGCATATTTTTGAATACCGACACTTCCCGGTCGTTATTGAGCAGGACAAAGACAGGAATAAAGGGAAATTCCCGTTTTACTTTGCGGCTGATTTCAACAGGAGTTTTCTTATCATTGCCCACCATGATGATGACAAGATCAAAATGCTTTTCGCGCAAAACCCTGGAAGCGTCTTCATAGGAACTTACGCCGGTTACCCGGGGCATGCTGGTCAGGTTCAGCTGATGATACTCGCCAAGAATATGTTCTGAGAACCGGCCTTCCTTTTCAATACTGAATGCATCGTACAGGGTGGCCACCAGCAGAATTTCCTTCACTTTAAAGGGCATCAGGTCGAAAAGGATATCCCGGTTGGTATTTTGTTTGTCAAGGAATTTCTGCAGTAACTGGCGGCTTGTGGTGGCAGGTTCCTGGAAAGCGATCACTTCGGGAGGAACTTTTCCTGCTTCGCGTGCCTGCTGAAGTACAACTTTTGCTTCGGTTGTATTGAGCCAGTTGACGATGATGGTCGCCAGGTTATCAATCAGCTGGCGTTCTTCGCGCAGAAAAGGCCCTTCATCGTAATCTCTCAGTTTACGGGTATAGTAAACAGCTATTTCGCCTTTCTTCCCCTGAATGGTTTCAAAGGTCTGGCTTTGCTTCCACTCGGTTTCGCGAAAATCGCCCGTTTCATACGAATTTCCGTCGTACTGGATGCGGGCTACGGCAAACTCAGGAAACTGCCATGCTGCAGGCAGGATATAACATATCTGCTGCAGGGTTTCAGGAACCGGCTTGTGCTGCTTAATAATTTCATTGGTTGCATTGATGCAGGCCAGTTCCTTGAGCCGCTCCCTGCGTTCATAGAGTAACCGGTTGACTTCCTCAGGCGATGAAATGAATTCTTCTTCCATAGCAGGTGATTCACCTTGTAAAGTTAGTGAATTTGAGGCGACTATTGAAACGAACGCGGCATTTGGTTCCTCAGGATACCTTTCTGCGCGAGTCTGGAAAATCATTGGATTTCCGATTTCCTATTTCCTATTTCCCATTAATGATGATTTCATTTTTATAGAGTGCTCACTAATAGGAAATTGGAAATCGGAAATAGGAAATTCATTTATTTCCCTCTAAGACCCATCAGATGGTCTTTTTTCTTTTGTTCATCAGGTGACGGGTAATTGCCGCCAGGGCGGTAAGGAGGGAGAACCATCCGGCCATCCGGCCAAGGTAGTCGCCGTGTTTTGCATAATAGGTCATTTCGGTATTGGCATAAATTTCGCGCCGGAGGGAAGCCGGTTCCCACCAGCCCACTTTTTCAAGCACATCGCCCCTCTGGTTGATGAAGCCCGAAATGCCGGTATTGGCTGAGCGGGCAATATCCCTGCGTGTTTCAATGGCCCGGAGACGGGAAAAGGAAAAATGCTGCCGGTAGCCGGGTGTGTTGCCCCACCATCCGTCGTTGGTCATCACAAATATAAATCCTGTATTGCCGCATTTGAGGTAGTCGGTAACGAACTCTCCGAACACCGATTCATAGCAAATTACTG
Proteins encoded in this window:
- a CDS encoding phosphoenolpyruvate synthase; protein product: MDFSQSAFNELMQERIRRVLIICSNYDFYMLEEDGRIDEQIFNEYVSLNLRYPPVFVHADSAKQAFEILASDKIDLVIEMLSIGDVDTFELARLIKNKYPGIPIVVLTHFSREVSLRLQNEDLSAIDYVFCWLGNADLLVAIIKLIEDRMNAEHDVEKVGVQVIIMVEDSVRFISSYLPNLYKIILKQSREFMKEALNEHQKMLRMRGRPKILLANNYDDALALYNKFKFNLLGIISDVSFRKSRNRDPETKEGFLLCKTVHAEDPNIPFLFQSSDVANEKIAAELGAGFIYKGSKTLSIELRNYVIRNFGFGDFIFRNPDTLEEVARATDLQSLQNLILKIPDQVLLYHASRNEISKWLNARALFPIAQIFKFLKPEDFQSLAEMRKFIYDAIASFRISKGRGVIAEFDKETYDEYLIFCRIGEGSIGGKARGLAFLDSIVKKYQLLYKYNNAQVTIPRSVVIGTDIFEEFMENNDLYKIALTDLPDEEILRRFLEASLPGRIFQDLYVLVDFLRNPVAIRSSSKLEDSHYQPFAGIYSTYMVPRIPDNARMIHMMANAIKAVYASVYYKASKAYMAATSNIIDEEKMAIIIQEVCGSRYGNHFYPTFSGVARSINFYPLAPEKPEDGIVSVAFGLGKYIVDGGTSLRFSPKYPKKILQLSSPETALRETQKLFYAIDLTQSEFVPTTDDSANLLKLPVKDAENNPVFRHVASTYDLESGTLRDGIQSHGKRIVTFAGVLQHNTFPLAEILSEILQIGQREMNNPIEMEFAVNLDVPRNEPAVFNLLQIRPIVLSEQTRTIEVKPGEAKNIIAFSEMALGHGVFENLCDVIYLKPESFNASKTSLIAERIEKLNQQMKAEKRNYVLIGPGRWGSSDPWLGIPVKWPQISEARIIIESGLDQYRIDPSQGTHFFQNLTSFHVGYMTVNMHRNEGKTDVDFLNRMPAVYEDEFIRHVRFDKPLVAKIDGRKNVGIIYYD
- a CDS encoding pyruvate, phosphate dikinase, producing MEEEFISSPEEVNRLLYERRERLKELACINATNEIIKQHKPVPETLQQICYILPAAWQFPEFAVARIQYDGNSYETGDFRETEWKQSQTFETIQGKKGEIAVYYTRKLRDYDEGPFLREERQLIDNLATIIVNWLNTTEAKVVLQQAREAGKVPPEVIAFQEPATTSRQLLQKFLDKQNTNRDILFDLMPFKVKEILLVATLYDAFSIEKEGRFSEHILGEYHQLNLTSMPRVTGVSSYEDASRVLREKHFDLVIIMVGNDKKTPVEISRKVKREFPFIPVFVLLNNDREVSVFKNMHRDLSSIDRIFVWNGDSKVFFAMVKLLEDRVNVENDTQVGMVKVILLVEDSEIYYSRYLPLLYQSVLEQTRRIIDDVSTDEMFKVLRLRARPKILLASTYEEAISIITKYKENLLCLITDVIFERNGKADSRAGFMLASYVREYLGDLPVVIQSADTQNIHQAHALKVHFINKNSESLLQDIRNFISHYLGFGNFIYRDSTGKKIAEAASLQEFEKLIDTIPAESLVYHGKRNHFSLWLMARGEIKIAKMIHPVKVTDFGSSNEFRNYLKYVIKKYRNESQTGKVIPFEKDIIIDESNIISLGTGALGGKGRGLAFINTIIYNLNFNEILPGMNISTPRTFIIGTDEFDLFLEKNNLHQIIYSDIPYRQLQEIFLKSDLSYELEKKLKALLRIIQNPIAVRSSSLFEDATSQPFSGIFATYLLPDNYPDFDVRFHQLEQAIKLVYASVYSDHARAYFKAVDYKIEEEKMAVVIQEVVGNRYGQYFYPHISGTAQSHNYYPVASMEAEDGFAVTALGLGHYVVGGEVAYRFVPRYPDVEIMPVKDLVQHSQREFIALDLSRMEFNLIEEGEQACLARLPISEAEKHGTLLHLASVYDPVNDRIDPGLTSAGPRIINFADILKYNYIPLARAIDLMLDIMREAVGGPVEIEFAVDASSKNGKRPVFYLLQLKPMYGSGEDFSFNPDDFPENAVLLRSGKSMGNGKIDDLTEIVYVDPDAFDKTRTPEIAKEIELINARLIAERRKYILIGPGRWGSRDRFVGIPVVWPQISNARVIVETSLEDFPLDASLGSHFFHNITSMNIGYLSVQHASGFDIIQWEALKKLPETYRGHFVRHVSLPSPVTVLMDGKKRISVIVLNGLNHL